In Streptomyces sp. NBC_00569, a single genomic region encodes these proteins:
- a CDS encoding ferredoxin, translating to MRLVVDLNRCQGYAQCVFLAPDVFSLHGNEALLFSPRFDEAQSDRVEKAAAACPVQAILVDYSDEPTKRVEPHVG from the coding sequence ATGAGGCTTGTCGTCGATCTCAACCGGTGCCAGGGGTACGCGCAGTGCGTCTTTCTCGCCCCGGATGTCTTCTCCCTCCACGGGAACGAAGCGCTGCTGTTCTCCCCTCGCTTCGACGAGGCACAAAGCGACCGGGTGGAGAAGGCCGCTGCTGCTTGCCCGGTCCAGGCCATCCTTGTCGACTACTCCGACGAGCCGACGAAGCGGGTGGAACCCCATGTCGGCTGA
- a CDS encoding cytochrome P450, producing MTPDTISAQITDYANRADPYPLYAELRKTPVRREDDGTYLVSTYYEVRNLANDPRLSNDTRHRPPGHARPGQPPEKTGLPPSFIFTDPPEHDRLRDTINRPFGPPHSPGFLDGLRGELAKAVTELLDAFEGKDQVDIVEDFSYPLPVTAICKVLGVPREDEPLFHGWADALASGIDPQAAGGSGQEKAQQARQDIGAYLSDLIETKRRHPGPGILSALTPDMTPADLEATAVLLLVAGHETTVNAITNTTLTLLRHPDVLDRFQKEPELAVPLIEEVLRYEPPVQFVPWTTALADIDVAGTTIPKSSPVWLMLAAANRDPKRFKDPNQFDPDRKDNEHLGFYTGIHYCFGAPLARIELHLAVPELFRRVKFSGLIEDPPPYRANAVLRGPRHLPVAIEGLTA from the coding sequence ATGACGCCCGACACCATCTCCGCGCAGATCACCGACTACGCCAACCGAGCCGATCCGTACCCGCTCTACGCGGAACTGCGCAAGACACCGGTCAGGCGAGAGGACGACGGCACCTACCTGGTCAGCACCTACTACGAGGTACGCAACCTGGCCAACGACCCGCGACTGAGCAACGACACACGCCACCGCCCACCGGGCCACGCCCGTCCAGGGCAGCCGCCGGAGAAGACCGGCCTGCCGCCCAGTTTCATCTTCACCGACCCGCCCGAGCACGACCGGCTGCGCGACACCATCAACCGGCCGTTCGGCCCCCCGCACAGCCCCGGATTCCTCGACGGACTGCGCGGAGAGCTGGCCAAGGCCGTCACCGAACTACTCGACGCCTTCGAGGGCAAGGACCAGGTCGACATCGTCGAGGACTTCTCCTACCCCCTTCCCGTCACCGCCATCTGCAAGGTCCTCGGCGTGCCGCGCGAGGACGAACCACTCTTCCACGGCTGGGCCGACGCCCTGGCGTCCGGAATCGACCCCCAGGCCGCCGGCGGGAGCGGCCAGGAAAAAGCACAGCAGGCGCGCCAGGACATCGGCGCCTACCTGTCCGACCTGATCGAGACCAAACGCCGCCACCCCGGCCCCGGGATCCTCAGCGCCCTCACCCCCGACATGACACCCGCAGACCTGGAGGCCACCGCGGTGCTGCTCCTGGTCGCCGGCCACGAGACCACCGTCAACGCGATCACCAACACGACCCTCACCCTGCTGCGCCACCCCGACGTCCTCGACCGGTTCCAGAAGGAGCCGGAACTGGCCGTACCGCTCATCGAGGAAGTGCTGCGATACGAGCCCCCGGTCCAATTCGTCCCGTGGACCACCGCCCTGGCGGACATCGACGTCGCCGGTACCACCATCCCCAAGAGCTCGCCGGTCTGGCTCATGCTGGCCGCGGCCAACCGCGACCCCAAACGCTTCAAGGACCCCAACCAGTTCGATCCCGACCGCAAGGACAACGAACACCTGGGTTTCTACACAGGCATCCACTACTGCTTCGGCGCCCCGCTCGCCCGTATCGAACTGCATCTGGCCGTGCCCGAACTGTTCCGCCGGGTCAAGTTCTCCGGGCTGATCGAGGACCCGCCGCCGTACCGCGCCAACGCGGTCCTGCGGGGCCCCCGCCATCTTCCCGTCGCCATCGAAGGCCTCACAGCCTGA
- a CDS encoding cupin domain-containing protein, whose amino-acid sequence MSYPEPRYLGEKGQVSALFRPASPEPDTGFITYVASQENTNGEFGLYKIDMGPKAKGAAEHFHRTISESFYVLSGEIRLYNGERWVTGGEGDFLYVPPGGLHAFHNDSDDPVSLLLLFTPGAPREEYFEKVAEYSQRSSEDLKAFRIRHDQYNTTDMLDD is encoded by the coding sequence ATGTCCTATCCAGAGCCCCGCTATCTCGGCGAAAAAGGCCAGGTCAGCGCATTGTTCCGACCTGCGTCCCCGGAGCCCGACACCGGTTTCATCACCTACGTGGCCAGTCAGGAGAACACCAACGGCGAGTTCGGTCTGTACAAGATCGACATGGGACCGAAGGCCAAGGGCGCCGCGGAACACTTCCACCGTACGATCTCCGAGTCCTTCTACGTCCTCTCCGGCGAAATCCGGCTCTACAACGGCGAGCGCTGGGTCACAGGAGGCGAGGGAGACTTCCTCTACGTACCGCCCGGCGGGCTCCACGCCTTCCATAACGACAGCGACGACCCGGTGTCCCTCTTGCTGCTCTTCACACCGGGAGCTCCCAGGGAGGAGTACTTCGAGAAGGTGGCGGAGTACTCACAGCGCAGCAGCGAAGACCTGAAAGCCTTCCGGATCAGGCACGACCAGTACAACACCACCGACATGCTCGACGACTAG
- a CDS encoding RNA-guided endonuclease InsQ/TnpB family protein: MGELVWEKRQFGHRARLALTPAQVRLMDDQAHAARAMWNQLHDLWQMTPKCQRAPTRMDQALRQARKEIDWYAVLPAQAAQAVLKTYFQAWRNCWDGRADEPNFKARLRTAMSVDIPQGRDLQIKRVHRRWGMVNIPKVGRVRFRWTKDLPVGKLANKENRITGARLVKDGLGWHIAFRVQTLESKPEPHTGPEIGIDAGVNLPLALSDGNHQDHGRPARLPDGAADRDKWLNLDEKAKLLRLEQQAAHRKSFRKPKERSSNRLHATYDQIKQLRARATRRAIDWQHKTTTAIAKQYGTVVVEQLQITNMVKSAKGTIENPGRNVAQKSGLNRSISQEAWGRTVTLLTYKAARQGGTLVKVPAPNTSLRCSACGFITPGSREDQATFVCKNPDCGWSANADWNAARNVLHLYRIGLVAIPAAGRAVVRRTRGVKPAAAR; the protein is encoded by the coding sequence ATGGGCGAACTCGTGTGGGAGAAGCGGCAGTTCGGGCACCGCGCCCGGCTGGCGCTGACGCCTGCACAGGTCCGGCTCATGGATGACCAGGCGCACGCGGCACGCGCGATGTGGAATCAGCTCCACGACCTGTGGCAGATGACGCCGAAGTGTCAGCGCGCTCCGACGCGCATGGATCAGGCGTTGCGGCAGGCCCGCAAGGAGATCGACTGGTACGCGGTGCTGCCCGCGCAGGCCGCGCAGGCGGTACTCAAGACGTACTTCCAGGCGTGGCGGAACTGCTGGGACGGGCGTGCGGACGAGCCGAACTTCAAGGCCCGCCTGCGCACGGCGATGTCGGTGGACATCCCGCAGGGCCGGGACTTGCAGATCAAGCGAGTACACCGACGGTGGGGCATGGTCAACATCCCCAAGGTCGGGCGTGTCCGCTTCCGCTGGACCAAGGATCTCCCCGTCGGCAAGCTCGCCAACAAGGAGAACCGGATCACCGGGGCACGGCTGGTCAAAGACGGACTCGGCTGGCACATCGCCTTCCGCGTCCAGACTCTGGAATCAAAGCCTGAGCCGCACACTGGCCCTGAGATCGGCATCGACGCCGGGGTCAATCTTCCCCTTGCCTTGTCCGATGGCAACCATCAGGATCACGGACGACCCGCCCGGCTCCCGGATGGCGCCGCCGACCGGGACAAGTGGCTGAACCTGGATGAGAAGGCCAAACTGCTTCGCCTCGAACAACAGGCCGCGCACCGCAAGTCCTTCCGCAAGCCGAAGGAGCGCAGCTCCAACCGGCTGCACGCCACCTACGACCAGATCAAGCAGCTCCGCGCAAGAGCCACGCGCCGAGCAATCGACTGGCAGCACAAGACCACCACCGCCATCGCCAAGCAGTACGGCACGGTCGTGGTGGAGCAGTTGCAGATCACGAACATGGTCAAGTCCGCCAAGGGAACCATCGAGAACCCGGGGAGGAACGTCGCGCAGAAGTCCGGCCTGAACCGTTCCATCAGCCAGGAGGCGTGGGGCCGCACCGTGACACTGCTGACGTACAAGGCCGCCCGTCAGGGCGGCACCCTGGTCAAGGTACCCGCCCCGAACACCTCCCTGCGCTGCTCCGCGTGCGGATTCATCACGCCCGGCAGCCGCGAAGACCAGGCCACGTTCGTATGCAAGAACCCGGACTGCGGATGGTCGGCGAATGCCGACTGGAACGCGGCCCGGAACGTCTTGCACCTGTACCGGATCGGCCTCGTGGCGATCCCGGCTGCCGGGAGGGCAGTCGTCAGGCGCACCCGTGGCGTCAAGCCCGCTGCCGCAAGGTAA
- the tnpA gene encoding IS200/IS605 family transposase, which produces MSPRWNPNPDVRTGRHVVYNLHVHLVFVTKYRRKAFTDAMLTRTEEIMRDVCTDFEAELKQFNGEQDHVHLLVHYPPKVQLSKLVNSLKGVSSRRLRQEYDSHVRRYLWGGHFWSGSYFAGSCGGAPLTVVKQYIENQQRPTG; this is translated from the coding sequence ATGTCACCACGATGGAACCCAAATCCTGACGTACGCACCGGCCGTCACGTCGTCTATAACCTTCACGTCCACTTGGTATTCGTCACCAAGTATCGGCGTAAGGCATTCACCGACGCCATGCTGACGCGCACCGAGGAGATCATGCGCGACGTCTGCACCGACTTCGAGGCCGAACTCAAGCAGTTCAACGGCGAGCAGGACCATGTCCATCTGCTCGTGCACTATCCGCCCAAGGTCCAGCTCTCCAAACTGGTCAACTCCCTCAAGGGCGTCAGCTCCCGCAGGCTTCGCCAGGAATACGACAGCCACGTCCGCCGCTACCTGTGGGGTGGACACTTCTGGTCCGGCTCTTACTTCGCCGGATCCTGCGGCGGCGCACCGCTGACCGTCGTCAAGCAGTACATCGAAAACCAGCAGCGCCCCACCGGCTGA
- a CDS encoding serine/threonine-protein kinase, which yields MNQVHHAADVFQPLQAEDPPVVAGYRLAARLGAGGMGRVYLSHTQGGRPVAIKVVRPELADDPDFRRRFGREIKAARRVRGAYTAELIDADADGVPPWLATLYVPGPSLAQAVARQGPLPVPALLWLMAGVAEALQAIHAEGIVHRDLKPSNVLLAADGPRVIDFGIALAADGTSYTATGNMIGTPAYMAPEQATGDEATAATDVFALGQTAAFAALGRPLYGDGSGVNLLYRIVHSEPDLSLLPEPLRPLFARCLAADPAERATPAEIVGWCRRQLGADADEGGGPAVWREITGPEFLVPPPVPDPTPVYPQALAGYPLPLTGYPQPTLEERKARRRRSMLITAVGVTAGTLIVTALAWTVMDAKDRIDHRDTTGASTSSTSATGADTRPSGSSSASAPGSSSDSSDLAGPGTGDDRASGTSSSSSARPQEPKPEPYPLVWLDTKNSVSLKDPDAARKNRTGDIRFGCKSAGCELDSDTSVFLQLYGKPGGTLDECRLMLKHEKNHRLPLAGAANGSEICIKNPSGDIALFVIGTKSTAMPDIGFLQGDLTIWRGAA from the coding sequence ATGAATCAGGTTCATCATGCAGCGGATGTCTTCCAGCCACTTCAGGCGGAGGACCCGCCGGTGGTGGCGGGCTACCGGCTTGCCGCCCGGCTGGGCGCGGGTGGCATGGGCCGGGTCTACCTCTCGCATACCCAGGGCGGCCGCCCCGTGGCGATCAAGGTCGTGCGGCCGGAACTGGCGGACGACCCGGACTTCCGGCGGCGGTTCGGCAGGGAGATCAAGGCAGCTCGGCGGGTTCGGGGGGCGTACACCGCCGAGTTGATCGACGCCGACGCGGACGGCGTACCGCCTTGGCTGGCCACGCTGTACGTGCCCGGGCCGTCCCTGGCCCAGGCTGTGGCCCGACAGGGGCCGCTGCCGGTGCCGGCCCTGCTGTGGCTGATGGCGGGGGTGGCCGAGGCGTTGCAGGCGATCCATGCCGAGGGCATCGTGCACCGGGACTTGAAGCCGTCGAACGTGCTGTTGGCCGCCGACGGGCCACGGGTGATCGACTTCGGTATCGCGCTGGCCGCCGACGGAACCTCGTACACGGCGACGGGAAACATGATCGGCACGCCCGCGTATATGGCCCCGGAGCAGGCGACGGGGGACGAGGCCACGGCGGCGACCGATGTCTTCGCCCTGGGCCAGACGGCCGCGTTCGCGGCGCTAGGCAGGCCGCTCTACGGCGATGGATCGGGCGTCAACCTGCTGTACCGGATCGTGCACTCCGAACCCGACCTGTCCCTGCTGCCTGAGCCGTTGCGTCCGCTGTTCGCCCGGTGCCTGGCCGCCGATCCGGCTGAGCGGGCCACCCCGGCGGAGATCGTGGGCTGGTGCCGGCGGCAGCTGGGAGCGGACGCCGACGAGGGCGGGGGACCGGCCGTGTGGCGGGAGATCACCGGGCCGGAGTTCCTGGTTCCGCCCCCGGTGCCCGACCCCACTCCGGTGTACCCGCAGGCGCTGGCCGGGTACCCGCTGCCGCTGACCGGGTACCCGCAGCCGACGCTGGAGGAGCGCAAGGCCCGCAGGCGCCGCTCCATGCTGATCACGGCCGTCGGTGTGACCGCGGGCACGCTGATCGTGACAGCGCTGGCCTGGACGGTCATGGACGCGAAGGACCGCATCGATCACCGGGACACCACGGGCGCGTCGACGTCGTCGACGTCAGCCACGGGAGCGGACACACGGCCGTCGGGGTCCTCCTCGGCTTCTGCGCCAGGGTCCTCGTCCGACTCCTCGGATTTGGCGGGCCCGGGCACCGGTGATGACCGTGCGTCCGGGACTTCGTCGTCCTCCTCGGCCCGGCCCCAGGAGCCGAAGCCCGAGCCTTACCCCCTGGTGTGGCTGGACACGAAGAACTCGGTGAGTCTCAAGGACCCGGACGCTGCACGGAAGAACCGCACGGGCGACATTCGCTTCGGCTGCAAGTCGGCCGGTTGCGAACTGGACAGCGACACCAGCGTGTTCCTCCAGCTGTACGGCAAGCCCGGCGGCACCCTCGACGAGTGCCGTCTCATGCTCAAGCACGAGAAGAACCACCGTCTGCCGCTCGCCGGGGCGGCCAACGGCAGCGAAATCTGTATCAAGAACCCCTCGGGCGACATCGCGCTGTTCGTGATTGGCACGAAGTCGACCGCGATGCCGGACATCGGCTTCCTCCAGGGCGACTTGACGATCTGGCGAGGGGCGGCCTAG
- a CDS encoding DUF4333 domain-containing protein yields the protein MTDQRSFARTVIALSLAVIACCALTFTIMLLAGSPAVQPQRVLDQDALARAVLNNVKTSADFVKPPTIDDVSCPASISVEAGREFECDVVGVGDGHRSGRAWVKVKIKDDQGDLSVG from the coding sequence GTGACTGATCAACGCAGCTTCGCCCGTACCGTCATCGCGCTCTCCCTGGCCGTGATCGCCTGTTGTGCGCTCACTTTCACCATCATGCTGCTGGCCGGGAGTCCCGCCGTGCAGCCGCAGCGCGTCCTGGATCAGGACGCGCTCGCGCGGGCCGTCCTCAACAACGTCAAAACATCCGCTGACTTCGTCAAGCCCCCGACCATCGACGATGTCAGCTGCCCCGCTTCCATCTCCGTCGAGGCGGGCCGGGAGTTCGAGTGCGACGTCGTCGGGGTCGGCGACGGCCACAGGAGCGGCCGTGCCTGGGTCAAGGTGAAGATCAAGGACGATCAGGGCGACCTGTCAGTGGGCTGA
- a CDS encoding SpoIIE family protein phosphatase: MGFSSEAGGGDPLTPFDMATAALLRVDSHGVIAAWNQAAQDLLGYTAVDVLGHSVTTLLVDEGDVPAVQSWLHGAENGWKSPLAALHREGRPVEVAVRACRLHALGGHREWLVALRDAAALREDEWHEDVARSLLQQSPLGVAVLDTDLRYQWVNRAMAHLDEEGCGAATAPAAGAEPSPIVARQAKQVLKSGQAPVALENIAPIRVPGREDAGHVRLRSSFPLSGADGNVLGVCHAVLDFQGQDPARERLTLLNTASEHIGTTLDLDRTVHALAEIMVPSVADFVAVDLLESVHAPMDLTPRSADSSDPLCRVAHLSIQEDRPEAAVEIGATSHYAKESPQRRSLATGQPIREVVRPSTPWLAKDPLRWTRLIRLGVHTQLVVPLRARGINMGVVTLLRWKNPRPFDEDDLFLVADLVGRAAVSVDNARRYTRQQQAALTLQQSLLPQDLPDLSAVEAAYRYLPADSEVGVGGDWFDVIPLSGARVALVVGDVVGHGLHAAASMGRLRAAVQTLADLDLPPDELLTKVDDLVLRLSDEAEATSDGPVVIGATCVYAVYDPIARTVTMARAGHPTPAIANLDGPVEFPDVPAGPPLGLGGLPFESAEIPVEEGSIIALYTDGLIEASDRDVDVGFERLCFALAHPDRPLDEICDTMVRILLPDRPSDDVAFLIARTRALSSDSVATWDVSAEPSAVHEAREKSVSQLEVWGLQAAAFTTELIVSELVTNAIRHASGPISLRLIREHMLICEVSDTSSTSPHMRRASGTEEGGRGLFLVAQMAQRWGTRYTAEGKTIWAEQPLPASI, translated from the coding sequence ATGGGCTTCAGTAGTGAAGCGGGCGGTGGAGATCCGCTCACACCATTCGACATGGCAACTGCGGCTTTGCTGAGGGTGGACAGCCATGGCGTGATCGCGGCCTGGAACCAGGCCGCTCAGGATCTCCTCGGGTACACCGCGGTCGACGTGCTGGGGCACTCAGTGACAACCCTGCTCGTCGACGAGGGTGATGTGCCTGCCGTGCAGTCATGGCTGCACGGGGCGGAGAACGGCTGGAAGAGCCCTCTCGCAGCGCTCCACCGCGAGGGGCGTCCCGTGGAAGTCGCGGTTCGTGCGTGCCGGCTTCACGCGCTCGGCGGGCATCGTGAGTGGCTCGTCGCCCTGCGGGACGCCGCCGCGCTGCGCGAGGACGAGTGGCATGAGGATGTCGCGAGGAGTCTGCTGCAGCAGTCCCCGCTGGGTGTCGCCGTGCTCGACACGGACCTCCGATACCAGTGGGTGAACCGTGCGATGGCTCACCTCGACGAGGAGGGGTGCGGCGCCGCCACCGCTCCGGCCGCCGGTGCGGAGCCATCGCCCATCGTGGCACGCCAGGCCAAGCAGGTACTGAAGTCAGGGCAGGCACCGGTGGCTCTGGAGAACATCGCGCCGATCCGAGTGCCCGGCCGGGAAGACGCCGGTCATGTCAGGCTCCGCTCCTCCTTTCCCTTGAGCGGCGCTGACGGCAACGTGCTCGGGGTCTGTCACGCCGTCCTCGACTTCCAGGGCCAGGACCCGGCGCGCGAACGGCTGACCCTGCTCAACACGGCCAGTGAACACATCGGCACCACGCTGGATCTGGACCGTACGGTGCACGCGCTTGCCGAGATCATGGTGCCCTCCGTCGCGGACTTCGTGGCAGTTGATCTGCTCGAAAGTGTCCATGCGCCGATGGACCTGACACCGAGATCCGCCGACTCTTCCGACCCCCTGTGCCGTGTGGCCCACCTTTCGATCCAGGAAGATCGCCCCGAAGCGGCAGTCGAGATCGGCGCGACGTCCCATTACGCCAAGGAGTCGCCCCAACGACGCTCCCTGGCCACTGGACAGCCGATCCGTGAGGTGGTTCGCCCGTCGACGCCTTGGCTCGCGAAAGACCCGCTGCGCTGGACAAGGCTGATCCGGCTGGGCGTGCACACGCAGCTGGTGGTACCGCTGCGGGCACGCGGCATCAATATGGGCGTCGTCACCCTGCTGCGTTGGAAGAATCCCCGCCCGTTCGACGAGGACGACCTCTTCCTCGTCGCGGACTTGGTGGGCCGGGCCGCCGTGAGCGTCGACAACGCCAGGCGTTACACCCGCCAGCAGCAGGCGGCGCTGACCTTGCAGCAGAGCCTGCTGCCGCAAGACCTGCCCGATCTCAGTGCCGTCGAAGCCGCCTACCGGTACCTGCCGGCCGACTCCGAAGTGGGCGTCGGCGGCGACTGGTTCGACGTCATTCCGCTCTCGGGTGCCCGTGTGGCACTCGTCGTGGGCGATGTCGTCGGGCACGGCCTCCACGCCGCGGCAAGCATGGGACGCCTCCGGGCGGCCGTGCAGACCCTCGCGGACCTTGATCTTCCCCCGGATGAGCTGCTGACCAAAGTCGACGACCTTGTCCTGCGTCTGTCCGACGAAGCGGAAGCCACATCCGACGGGCCCGTCGTCATCGGCGCGACGTGTGTCTATGCCGTCTACGACCCGATCGCCCGCACCGTGACCATGGCCCGCGCCGGACATCCCACCCCCGCGATCGCGAACCTCGACGGGCCGGTCGAGTTCCCCGACGTTCCCGCCGGGCCGCCCCTGGGGCTGGGCGGCCTGCCCTTCGAGTCGGCAGAGATCCCGGTCGAGGAGGGAAGCATCATCGCGCTGTACACCGACGGGCTGATCGAAGCGAGCGATCGCGACGTCGATGTCGGATTCGAGCGCCTGTGCTTCGCCCTTGCTCACCCTGACCGCCCGTTGGACGAGATCTGCGACACCATGGTCAGGATCCTGTTGCCCGATCGTCCCTCTGACGACGTCGCCTTCCTCATCGCACGTACCCGCGCCCTGAGTTCGGACAGCGTTGCCACTTGGGACGTGTCCGCCGAGCCGTCCGCCGTCCACGAGGCGCGGGAGAAGTCCGTCAGCCAACTTGAGGTCTGGGGACTGCAAGCGGCCGCTTTCACCACCGAACTGATCGTCAGTGAGCTCGTCACCAACGCCATCAGGCACGCCTCCGGCCCGATCAGCCTGCGGCTCATCCGGGAGCACATGCTGATCTGTGAGGTCTCGGACACCAGCAGTACGTCTCCGCACATGCGACGCGCTTCGGGCACGGAGGAGGGAGGTCGCGGACTGTTCCTGGTCGCGCAGATGGCCCAACGCTGGGGGACCCGCTACACAGCCGAGGGCAAGACGATATGGGCCGAACAGCCGCTGCCCGCGTCTATCTGA
- a CDS encoding DinB family protein, translating to MTTNVLLERMTMHPTSTMTAEAVALQHFLDAQRASVRAILDGLTDEQLRTSVLPSGWTPLGLVKHLGDAERHWFQEVFCGIAVDVPWPDDEEEMASGRPVAEVFAFYREQCERGNALLATTPLDAKPAGRHGSDLDDEVADLRRIVLHMIEETARHLGHLDAARELLDGRTGLGPR from the coding sequence GTGACGACGAACGTGTTGCTCGAAAGGATGACCATGCATCCCACCAGCACGATGACCGCGGAAGCTGTTGCCCTGCAGCATTTCCTCGACGCTCAGCGGGCCAGTGTGCGAGCAATCCTCGACGGGCTCACCGACGAGCAGTTGCGGACCTCGGTGCTGCCGTCGGGGTGGACGCCGCTCGGGCTGGTCAAGCATCTGGGCGATGCCGAGCGGCACTGGTTCCAAGAGGTGTTCTGCGGGATCGCGGTCGATGTGCCGTGGCCCGATGACGAGGAGGAGATGGCCTCGGGGCGTCCGGTTGCGGAGGTGTTTGCTTTCTACCGGGAACAGTGCGAACGAGGTAACGCCCTGCTGGCCACCACACCGCTGGATGCGAAGCCGGCCGGGCGGCACGGCAGCGACCTCGACGACGAGGTCGCAGATCTGCGCAGGATCGTTCTCCACATGATCGAGGAGACCGCCCGGCATCTCGGACACCTCGATGCCGCTCGTGAGCTCCTCGACGGTCGCACCGGCCTCGGCCCACGCTAG
- a CDS encoding IS5 family transposase (programmed frameshift) — translation MTTKLVERLVPDGLWELFQRVVPPAPTRPQGGGRRRHGDREVLAAIVFVATSGCTWNQLPPGIGPSGVTAFRRFTEWSQARVWARLHRLVLDELGVQGELDWSRCAIDSVSVRALKGQLTGPNPTDRGKKGSKIHLIVDRNGLPISLGISAANTHDSQGFEPLVRGIPPIRSRRGPRRRRPDKLHGDKGYDYPHLRRWLRSRGITPRIARRGIENSDRLGRHRWVVERSVAWLAGCRRLHRRYERKPEHFLAFVAIAATLICHRRLPK, via the exons GTGACGACGAAGCTTGTTGAGCGGTTGGTGCCGGACGGCTTGTGGGAGTTGTTCCAGCGGGTGGTTCCTCCAGCGCCGACGCGTCCTCAGGGTGGCGGCCGGCGACGGCATGGGGACCGTGAAGTGCTGGCGGCCATCGTTTTCGTAGCCACGTCAGGATGCACATGGAACCAACTCCCACCTGGTATCGGACCGTCAGGTGTGACCGCCTTCCGGCGTTTCACCGAGTGGTCCCAGGCCAGAGTGTGGGCCAGGCTCCACCGCCTGGTGCTCGATGAACTCGGCGTCCAGGGCGAGCTGGACTGGTCGCGCTGCGCTATCGATTCGGTGAGTGTCCGCGCGCTCAAA GGGCAGTTGACGGGACCGAATCCGACCGACCGAGGTAAGAAGGGGTCCAAAATCCACCTCATAGTTGACCGCAACGGCCTTCCGATCTCGCTCGGAATCTCCGCGGCCAACACCCACGACAGTCAGGGCTTTGAGCCTCTCGTCCGTGGGATCCCACCGATCAGGTCCCGCCGCGGACCGCGCCGCCGCAGGCCGGACAAGCTCCATGGCGACAAAGGTTACGACTACCCTCACCTGCGTCGATGGCTCCGCTCACGCGGCATCACACCCCGCATCGCCCGCCGAGGCATCGAAAACTCCGACCGCCTCGGACGACACCGCTGGGTCGTAGAACGCTCCGTCGCCTGGCTCGCCGGCTGCCGCAGACTTCACCGCCGCTACGAACGCAAGCCCGAACACTTCCTTGCCTTCGTCGCCATCGCCGCGACACTCATCTGCCACCGCAGACTCCCCAAATGA
- a CDS encoding alpha/beta fold hydrolase, producing MISRRTFGKVVGTGAVSASAAALSVACSTTLSGENNHFPQTEEPVEGNSEFGSLKQIKAGVLNVGYADLGPAHGPVVVLLHGWPYDIHSYVAVAPLLAEKGYRVIVPYLRGHGTTRFLSSGTFRNAQQSVFSLDIIALMDALRIGKAILAGYDWGSRTADIIAALWPERVKGLVSVTGYLITNLEANKKPLPPKLEWAWWYQFYFATERGKLGLEKNRHDLAKQIWKFNSPTWAFNDATFDRAAAAFRNPDYVSIVIHNYRWRLSLAKGDPRYDDLEKRLAASPVITVPTITLDGEVDPFTPAGGGSSYRDKFTGQYAHRTLKGIGHNLPQEAPRDFAQAVVDVDHFPAAGRTSSP from the coding sequence ATGATCAGCAGACGAACCTTCGGAAAGGTCGTCGGTACGGGAGCGGTTTCGGCCTCGGCGGCCGCCCTTTCCGTGGCATGCTCGACTACCTTGTCCGGCGAAAACAATCATTTTCCGCAAACGGAGGAGCCGGTAGAGGGAAACTCAGAGTTCGGTTCATTGAAGCAGATCAAGGCTGGCGTCCTGAATGTGGGGTACGCCGATTTGGGTCCGGCTCATGGCCCGGTGGTCGTTCTTCTGCACGGCTGGCCTTACGACATTCACAGTTACGTCGCTGTCGCGCCTTTGCTGGCGGAAAAGGGATACCGGGTCATCGTTCCGTACCTGCGGGGCCATGGCACGACGCGCTTCCTTTCGAGCGGAACGTTCCGGAACGCACAGCAGTCGGTATTTTCTCTCGACATCATCGCTTTGATGGACGCGCTGCGGATCGGCAAGGCGATCCTCGCAGGCTATGACTGGGGATCGCGGACCGCGGACATCATTGCGGCGCTCTGGCCGGAGCGGGTGAAGGGCTTGGTCTCCGTGACCGGCTATCTGATCACGAACCTGGAAGCCAACAAGAAGCCACTTCCGCCCAAGCTCGAGTGGGCATGGTGGTATCAATTCTACTTCGCCACGGAGAGAGGCAAGCTCGGACTCGAAAAGAACCGGCATGATCTGGCGAAGCAGATCTGGAAGTTCAACTCTCCGACATGGGCATTTAATGACGCCACGTTCGATCGCGCCGCGGCCGCGTTCCGAAATCCGGATTACGTCAGCATCGTGATCCATAATTATCGATGGCGGCTGAGCCTGGCCAAGGGCGACCCCCGTTACGACGACCTCGAAAAGCGGCTCGCCGCAAGTCCCGTCATCACAGTGCCCACGATCACACTCGACGGCGAGGTCGATCCCTTCACGCCTGCGGGCGGTGGCTCTTCCTATCGCGACAAATTCACCGGTCAGTATGCGCACCGAACTCTGAAGGGTATCGGTCACAATCTGCCCCAGGAAGCGCCTCGCGACTTCGCGCAGGCCGTCGTGGACGTCGACCATTTTCCCGCAGCCGGGCGGACGTCATCTCCATGA